In Mumia flava, a single genomic region encodes these proteins:
- a CDS encoding TetR family transcriptional regulator, which produces MNADRQTAILEAARQQFARHGYAGSTIRSIAAEADVDPALVMHYFRTKDALFAATLDQASALIDGVAAALEGPRDGLAERLARAYLGAWEAPQTSLTLLSVARSALSSPVAAQIVRQMLEGRLLARQTTVRPERLNLVGAQLFGIATARYVLRTEPLASMTLDEVVVTIAPALHALLVD; this is translated from the coding sequence GTGAACGCCGATCGGCAGACCGCGATCCTGGAGGCGGCGCGCCAGCAGTTCGCGCGGCACGGGTACGCAGGGTCGACGATCCGGTCGATCGCCGCCGAGGCCGACGTGGACCCCGCGCTCGTGATGCACTACTTCCGCACCAAGGACGCGCTGTTCGCCGCCACGCTCGATCAGGCCTCGGCGCTGATCGACGGGGTCGCGGCCGCCCTCGAGGGGCCGCGCGACGGGCTCGCGGAGCGCCTCGCCCGCGCGTACCTCGGAGCCTGGGAGGCTCCCCAGACGTCGCTCACCCTCCTGTCGGTCGCCCGATCCGCCCTGTCGTCGCCGGTCGCCGCGCAGATCGTGCGCCAGATGCTCGAGGGCCGGCTGCTGGCCCGGCAGACGACGGTGCGCCCGGAGCGACTCAACCTCGTCGGTGCCCAGCTGTTCGGGATCGCCACCGCCCGCTACGTGCTGCGAACCGAGCCACTCGCCTCGATGACGCTCGACGAGGTGGTCGTCACCATCGCTCCCGCGCTGCACGCACTGCTCGTGGACTGA